In the Wyeomyia smithii strain HCP4-BCI-WySm-NY-G18 chromosome 2, ASM2978416v1, whole genome shotgun sequence genome, one interval contains:
- the LOC129724575 gene encoding uncharacterized protein LOC129724575, which produces MILAAFHLLIFSAASTVAETDSIGCISASCDTFADVQTRWCHERPDRYCQCMQLKGSFWSQQVRLCDKGMLFSFSHQSCVSPAERAPLEICYLDTSESGSGSGDDSELPVSLCDGYPCDELFNHNFPAVVEDDLVEDDLMEFLFPRNRA; this is translated from the exons ATGATTCTAGCAG CATTTCATCTGCTCATATTTTCAGCAGCATCCACGGTAGCCGAAACAGATTCAATCGGATGCATTTCTGCGTCTTGTGACACATTTGCAGATGTCCAGACCAGGTGGTGTCATGAGCGGCCAGATCGATACTGCCAGTGTATGCAGTTGAAGGGCTCGTTCTGGAGCCAACAAGTACGGTTGTGCGACAAAGGAATGCTGTTCAGTTTTTCGCATCAGAGTTGCGTGTCGCCAGCGGAGCGCGCCCCTCTCGAAATTTGCTATCTAGACACTAGTGAAAGCGGAAGCGGCAGTGGTGATGATTCGGAACTTCCTGTTTCATTGTGCGATGGTTATCCCTGCGATGAGCTTTTCAATCACAATTTTCCAGCGGTAGTGGAGGATGATTTGGTAGAAGATGATTTAATGGAGTTCTTATTCCCGAGGAATCGCGCCTAA
- the LOC129724577 gene encoding uncharacterized protein LOC129724577 encodes MTRILFFLVVSLYASAFGDGRPNPAGCIASSCDNIEKINTLFCHEQPELFCQCVPVDEFVWTEMIRPCALSTVFSFPHQKCVYDFMRNPDECYPYEASGSGDEIFPLEEWVMGKEVEMEEEMDMSMLVEDDKMEFLFPK; translated from the exons ATGACAAGAATTT tattttttctaGTGGTATCGCTATACGCGTCCGCATTTGGAGACGGAAGACCGAACCCTGCAGGATGTATTGCTTCCTCATGTGATAacatagaaaaaataaacaccttGTTTTGCCACGAGCAGCCAGAACTCTTCTGTCAGTGCGTCCCGGTAGACGAATTTGTGTGGACCGAAATGATACGACCGTGTGCACTTTCAACGGTATTCAGCTTCCCCCATCAGAAGTGTGTCTACGACTTTATGAGAAACCCGGACGAGTGTTATCCGTATGAAGCGAGTGGAAGTGGagatgaaattttcccactGGAGGAATGGGTTATGGGGAAAGAGGTCGAAATGGAGGAAGAAATGGATATGTCGATGCTTGTGGAAGACGACAAAATGGAGTTCTTGTTTCCGAAATGA